In Oryzias melastigma strain HK-1 linkage group LG10, ASM292280v2, whole genome shotgun sequence, a single window of DNA contains:
- the gpm6aa gene encoding glycoprotein M6Aa produces the protein MEEDMDEGQSQKGCLECCIKCLGGIPYPSLVATILLYAGVALFCGCGHEALSGTVTILQNYFEVVRSPVDALDVFTMIDIIKYVIYGIASAFFVYGILLMVEGFFTSGAIKDLYGDFKITTCGRCVSAWFIMLTYIFMLAWLGVTAFTSIPVFLYFNIWNICQNATVLDGTELCLDPRQYGIVPIAEAKTVCAGSEKFYKMCESNELDMTFHLFICALAGAGAAVIAMIHYLMVLSANWAYVKDACRMQKYEDIKSKEEQELHDIHSTRSKERLNAYT, from the exons ATGGAAGAAGACATGGATGAGGGGCAGAGCCAGAAAG GTTGCCTGGAGTGCTGCATCAAATGCCTGGGGGGGATCCCGTACCCGTCCCTCGTAGCCACCATCCTTCTGTATGCAGGCGTGGCTCTCTTCTGCGGCTGTGGGCATGAAGCCCTGTCCGGCACCGTCACCATCCTCCAGAACTACTTTGAGGTGGTGAGGAGCCCTGTGGACGCTCTGGACGTCTTCACCAT GATTGACATCATCAAGTATGTGATCTACGGCATCGCCTCGGCTTTCTTCGTCTACGGAATCCTGCTGATGGTGGAGGGCTTCTTCACCAGTGGAGCCATCAAAGACCTTTACGGAGACTTCAAGATCACCACCTGCGGACGCTGCGTCAGCGCTTGG TTCATCATGCTGACCTACATCTTCATGCTGGCTTGGCTTGGAGTCACAGCTTTCACCTCCATCCCAGTCTTTCTGTACTTCAACATCTGGAATATTTGCCAGAATGCGACGGTTCTGGATGGGACGGAGCTGTGCCTGGATCCACGCCAGTATG GTATTGTGCCGATCGCCGAGGCCAAGACTGTTTGTGCTGGatcagaaaaattctacaaaatgTGTGAATCCAACGAG CTGGACATGACGTTCCACCTCTTCATCTGTGCGCTGGCTGGAGCCGGAGCTGCTGTCATCGCAATG ATCCATTACCTGATGGTGCTGTCCGCCAACTGGGCCTACGTGAAGGACGCCTGCCGGATGCAGAAGTACGAGGACATCAAGTCgaaagaggagcaggagctcCACGACATCCACTCCACGCGCTCCAAGGAGCGCCTCAACGCCTACACATAA
- the lrit3a gene encoding leucine-rich repeat, immunoglobulin-like domain and transmembrane domain-containing protein 3a isoform X1 encodes MMETREGRGPIRPQGESPLTLSTCFLFRSVLCNDPDMSDIPVNVPVDTIKLRIEKTAVRRIPTEAFYYLVELRYLWITYNSITSVDTGSFYNLKVLHELRLDGNMVSVFPWESLKEMPRLKTLDLHNNRLTTVPTEAIPYLLNITYLDLSSNKLATLPSDLMDIWPPFNGEPVSSNASQKVVLGLQDNPWFCDCKISKLIEISKMADTPVVLMDLFLTCAAPESLAGVLFQRAELDNCVKPSVMTSATKITSPLGSNVLFRCDATGSPTPTLHWIKSDGSAINNTVQESPGEGIRWSIMSLHGIENKEAGNYSCKAKNVAGTAEATISLSVAGTISTTIPPPKPGIASGLGTTVTPPTAVSSLALTTAFPRSSTALSGVQKSPRTTPSSGLRDSLKQTKTQQGGNGRKLAADEKSNKSDASQSFKDLEIVEETADSAVLLWTAGGVQGDAPLTVVYSPYGEDDSKRTVETKAGTGKLLLDGLSPGMRYSVCLVAKVNPAAKDPCIDFYTLDDADSEGQNQLFFIISGIACAVALPLIALLVYKILALYCKGGTTDLDAEELEKDSYVKFETISMKQRTLNSHPSELWARRPTNESERLLLCSRSSIDSQMTYDSSRSEYLC; translated from the exons ATGATGGAGACACGAGAGGGCAGAGGTCCAATCAGACCTCAGGGGGAGTCACCCTTAACCCTATCTACATGTTTCCTTTTCAGGTCTGTGCTCTGCAATGACCCGGACATGTCGGACATCCCCGTCAACGTTCCTGTGGATACCATCAAACTCCGCATAGAGAAAACTGCAGTGCGGCGAATCCCAACAGAGGCCTTCTACTACCTGGTGGAGTTACGGTACCTTTGGATTACCTACAACTCAATAACCTCAGTGGATACTGGAAGTTTCTACAACTTGAAAGTGCTGCATGAGTTGAGGCTGGATGGGAATATGGTGTCTGTTTTCCCTTGGGAGTCTCTAAAAGAGATGCCAAGACTGAAAACGTTGGACCTTCACAACAACAGGCTCACCACAGTTCCTACTGAGGCCATCCCCTACCTTCTCAACATCACTTACTTGGATCTGTCCAGCAACAAGTTAGCAACCCTACCATCTGATCTCATGGACATCTGGCCGCCGTTCAATGGAGAACCAGTGTCTTCTAATGCTTCTCAGAAAGTCGTGTTAG GCCTCCAGGACAACCCCTGgttctgtgactgtaaaatcTCAAAGCTGATAGAGATCTCCAAAATGGCAGACACCCCGGTAGTTCTGATGGACCTGTTCCTGACCTGCGCTGCACCAGAGAGCCTGGCAGGAGTTCTGTTTCAGCGTGCTGAGCTGGATAATTGTGTGAAACCATCAGTGATGACATCTGCAACCAAGATCACGTCTCCTTTGGGTAGCAATGTTCTCTTTCGGTGTGACGCCACAGGATCTCCAACACCCACCCTCCATTGGATCAAGTCTGATGGTTCAGCGATCAATAACACGG TTCAAGAATCTCCTGGGGAAGGAATCCGGTGGTCCATCATGAGCTTGCATGGAATCGAGAACAAAGAGGCAGGGAACTACAGCTGCAAAGCCAAGAATGTGGCGGGCACCGCAGAGGCCACCATCTCTCTGTCTGTTGCTGGGACCATCAGCACCACCATCCCACCCCCAAAGCCGGGCATTGCATCTGGACTTGGTACCACAGTCACCCCTCCAACAGCTGTTTCCAGCTTAGCACTCACCACGGCCTTCCCGAGATCATCAACAGCTCTCTCTGGGGTCCAGAAGAGCCCCAGAACCACCCCCAGCTCTGGTCTGAGAGACTCTTTGAAacagaccaaaacccagcagggGGGCAACGGGAGAAAACTTGCTGCAGATGAGAAGAGCAACAAAAGTGATGCCTCACAGTCTTTCAAAGACCTGGAGATCGTGGAAGAGACAGCTGACAGTGCCGTGCTGCTCTGGACTGCGGGTGGAGTACAAGGCGATGCCCCCCTGACCGTTGTGTATTCACCCTACGGTGAGGATGACTCCAAAAGGACAGTGGAGACTAAAGCAGGGACTGGAAAATTGCTCCTGGATGGTCTGTCTCCTGGGATGAGGTACTCCGTATGTCTCGTAGCAAAAGTTAACCCTGCGGCGAAGGATCCTTGCATTGACTTCTACACTCTGGACGATGCAGACAGTGAAGGCCAGAACCAGCTGTTCTTCATCATCAGCGGCATTGCCTGTGCTGTGGCCCTGCCTCTCATCGCTCTGCTGGTCTACAAGATTCTGGCTCTCTATTGCAAAGGAGGCACCACAGATCTAGATGCAGAGGAGCTGGAAAAAGACAGTTATGTCAAGTTTGAGACcatttcaatgaaacaaagaacTCTGAACTCTCACCCATCCGAGCTCTGGGCAAGGAGACCGACGAACGAGTCGGAGCGGCTGCTGCTGTGCTCCCGGTCCAGCATCGACTCACAGATGACTTACGACAGTTCCCGCTCCGAGTATCTCTGTTGA
- the lrit3a gene encoding leucine-rich repeat, immunoglobulin-like domain and transmembrane domain-containing protein 3a isoform X2, which produces MRLLLRLHVFVLCLRTALSFCPSQCTCVFHGRSDGTGTRSVLCNDPDMSDIPVNVPVDTIKLRIEKTAVRRIPTEAFYYLVELRYLWITYNSITSVDTGSFYNLKVLHELRLDGNMVSVFPWESLKEMPRLKTLDLHNNRLTTVPTEAIPYLLNITYLDLSSNKLATLPSDLMDIWPPFNGEPVSSNASQKVVLGLQDNPWFCDCKISKLIEISKMADTPVVLMDLFLTCAAPESLAGVLFQRAELDNCVKPSVMTSATKITSPLGSNVLFRCDATGSPTPTLHWIKSDGSAINNTGKSPVSLKQRTLYSVQFLLTLCPCSIPVQESPGEGIRWSIMSLHGIENKEAGNYSCKAKNVAGTAEATISLSVAGTISTTIPPPKPGIASGLGTTVTPPTAVSSLALTTAFPRSSTALSGVQKSPRTTPSSGLRDSLKQTKTQQGGNGRKLAADEKSNKSDASQSFKDLEIVEETADSAVLLWTAGGVQGDAPLTVVYSPYGEDDSKRTVETKAGTGKLLLDGLSPGMRYSVCLVAKVNPAAKDPCIDFYTLDDADSEGQNQLFFIISGIACAVALPLIALLVYKILALYCKGGTTDLDAEELEKDSYVKFETISMKQRTLNSHPSELWARRPTNESERLLLCSRSSIDSQMTYDSSRSEYLC; this is translated from the exons ATGCGTCTCCTTCTGCGCCTGCATGTATTCGTCCTCTGCCTCAGGACTGCTCTAAGCTTCTGTCCGTCCCAGTGTACCTGCGTTTTCCACGGGCGCAGCGACGGAACAGGAACCAG GTCTGTGCTCTGCAATGACCCGGACATGTCGGACATCCCCGTCAACGTTCCTGTGGATACCATCAAACTCCGCATAGAGAAAACTGCAGTGCGGCGAATCCCAACAGAGGCCTTCTACTACCTGGTGGAGTTACGGTACCTTTGGATTACCTACAACTCAATAACCTCAGTGGATACTGGAAGTTTCTACAACTTGAAAGTGCTGCATGAGTTGAGGCTGGATGGGAATATGGTGTCTGTTTTCCCTTGGGAGTCTCTAAAAGAGATGCCAAGACTGAAAACGTTGGACCTTCACAACAACAGGCTCACCACAGTTCCTACTGAGGCCATCCCCTACCTTCTCAACATCACTTACTTGGATCTGTCCAGCAACAAGTTAGCAACCCTACCATCTGATCTCATGGACATCTGGCCGCCGTTCAATGGAGAACCAGTGTCTTCTAATGCTTCTCAGAAAGTCGTGTTAG GCCTCCAGGACAACCCCTGgttctgtgactgtaaaatcTCAAAGCTGATAGAGATCTCCAAAATGGCAGACACCCCGGTAGTTCTGATGGACCTGTTCCTGACCTGCGCTGCACCAGAGAGCCTGGCAGGAGTTCTGTTTCAGCGTGCTGAGCTGGATAATTGTGTGAAACCATCAGTGATGACATCTGCAACCAAGATCACGTCTCCTTTGGGTAGCAATGTTCTCTTTCGGTGTGACGCCACAGGATCTCCAACACCCACCCTCCATTGGATCAAGTCTGATGGTTCAGCGATCAATAACACGGGTAAGAGCCCTGTTAGTTTGAAACAGCGAACTCTGTACTCTGTCCAGTTTCTCCTGACTTTGTGTCCTTGCTCCATTCCAGTTCAAGAATCTCCTGGGGAAGGAATCCGGTGGTCCATCATGAGCTTGCATGGAATCGAGAACAAAGAGGCAGGGAACTACAGCTGCAAAGCCAAGAATGTGGCGGGCACCGCAGAGGCCACCATCTCTCTGTCTGTTGCTGGGACCATCAGCACCACCATCCCACCCCCAAAGCCGGGCATTGCATCTGGACTTGGTACCACAGTCACCCCTCCAACAGCTGTTTCCAGCTTAGCACTCACCACGGCCTTCCCGAGATCATCAACAGCTCTCTCTGGGGTCCAGAAGAGCCCCAGAACCACCCCCAGCTCTGGTCTGAGAGACTCTTTGAAacagaccaaaacccagcagggGGGCAACGGGAGAAAACTTGCTGCAGATGAGAAGAGCAACAAAAGTGATGCCTCACAGTCTTTCAAAGACCTGGAGATCGTGGAAGAGACAGCTGACAGTGCCGTGCTGCTCTGGACTGCGGGTGGAGTACAAGGCGATGCCCCCCTGACCGTTGTGTATTCACCCTACGGTGAGGATGACTCCAAAAGGACAGTGGAGACTAAAGCAGGGACTGGAAAATTGCTCCTGGATGGTCTGTCTCCTGGGATGAGGTACTCCGTATGTCTCGTAGCAAAAGTTAACCCTGCGGCGAAGGATCCTTGCATTGACTTCTACACTCTGGACGATGCAGACAGTGAAGGCCAGAACCAGCTGTTCTTCATCATCAGCGGCATTGCCTGTGCTGTGGCCCTGCCTCTCATCGCTCTGCTGGTCTACAAGATTCTGGCTCTCTATTGCAAAGGAGGCACCACAGATCTAGATGCAGAGGAGCTGGAAAAAGACAGTTATGTCAAGTTTGAGACcatttcaatgaaacaaagaacTCTGAACTCTCACCCATCCGAGCTCTGGGCAAGGAGACCGACGAACGAGTCGGAGCGGCTGCTGCTGTGCTCCCGGTCCAGCATCGACTCACAGATGACTTACGACAGTTCCCGCTCCGAGTATCTCTGTTGA